The genomic interval ggacagccagggctacacagagaaaccctgtctcaaaaaaccgagagggagagagagagcaagagagagaaagtgagagagagagagagagagagagagagagagagagagagagagagagagagagagagaatgaattagttTTCTAGGAaagaagccagggctacacagaaaagtcTTATCTTgcacaaaaggaaaaggggacatctAAATAGCTGAATTTCAGAGCCTAGGGTTAAAACGTACAGCCTCACTGCCTAcatttctatttcccctttcctcctgtgCATTCCCTTCCCCTCCATACCAgttgtcactttcaaacataccATGCAATGAACTTCTTACTGTTGCTCTCTCCTTGCTACAATCTAATCTATTTGAGGACCAGAATCATGGTCAATGCCTTGCACTGACATATGCTAAGAATCTAAATGATGCCTGGCACAAGGTATTCAAGGTATCcactgggtggatggatgaacaCTGTAGCTTCAGGAGGAGAACAGTGTTTAAACAGTGGAGGGGGACAAAAAGGGAGTCCAGGGTTGGTGAGATAACGCAACagacttgccacacaagcctgatcTGAATTtatccccaaaacccacataaaggtgggaggagagaactgatttctcaaagttgtcctcagacttcAATAGATGAACAtactagacagacagacagacagacagacagacacacacacacacacacacacacactttaaagtaCAGAATAAAAGAGGAACTAAGAAGCCACTTGTCCAAAAGGACAGTCTCTTTGAGAACTTGTCCTTACCTCCAGCTCCAAGCTTGATCAtttatcccttcctccctccctccctccctccctccctccctccctccctccctctctccctccctccctgcctctctcccaccctgtcttcctcatttcctcccttcttccctctccctccctccccccatcctctcttcctcctgcttcggTTTCTTTTGGAAgcagggtcttactatgaagCCCAAGCTCACAgtcctctttcctctgcctcttcagagctgggactgcaggcttGCACCAAGATGTCGGGGCTCTGTCTTTTAACATGTGTCACATCCATCATTCCTTGGAGTCCTCTCGttgcctcctcccctccctttcctgctCTTACTTTCCTGGATGTTCACCTTCCTCCACCCAGCCATTAAATACTGGAGGACATCAAAGGTAGGCCTAGTGTCTTTTTCCTTTCACTTTGGGCTGCCTGTACTCTGGTGCCAACCTCCTCCATACTTTTGATCAGCTATCTCTACAACCTATCACCCAAACTTCTATCTCAAGCTGACATCTCTGCTCTCAGCTACAGACAAGATTTATGAACCCAGCTGCCAACTTGACTCTCCCAGTCTTTCTCTAAAAACTTTGAATTTAGCATATATAAAACTGAACCAAATCTAACCTCTTGCTAGTGTCTGCTACGGTTAGAGAAAAGCACCACCTGAGCTATGCAGTCCAATGCCAAGTGCTCCTGAATGACTCAAGTCATCCTTAATGCCTTTGCTTCCTGCCCTACTGTCAATTAGTCACCAGAGCCTAGTTACTTACACTCCTTTCAGCCTGCTGTTGTCTAAGACACTTTCATTACCGGCTACCTTACCTCCCGCATGTCCTATATCTTCTTCCACCcactcaacattttttttcatgttacaGCCAAAGCGAGCTTTACTGTATTCAAATCTGTCCAACTCCTGAAACATGCATGCATGGTCAAACAGTCCCTCAAAAGCCCACATGTGAAAGCCTTGGTTCGCAGCCCACCAGGTGTCTGGAAGCTCTAGAACCTTGCAGACATAGAAAGTTGGTCTGTCCCAGGTTTGTCCTGGATGAGTATTGCACAACTTCAGCTTCTCTCTTTGGTCCCAGGACAGGAGGGTCTGTGCTGTGTCACAGGCTCCTGTGTGACATGATACTGCCACAGACAAACCCAACCAagcatgaaccaaaataaactgcTTCTCCTTATAAATTGATCACCTCAGGTGTTTTATACAGTAATGGAAGCTGACCAAGGAAAATGGTTCCCTGCAGCTCTTAATCTCGAAGACAGTAACACTGTCCTAAGCCTTCTCCTAGTGCTTCCCACGTTATCAGTGTCCCCTGTTCTGGAGCCTCACACACCATCCATGCAGCCGAGAGTGACATTTCCCTGGTCATTCTTCATCTAGCTTTAACACATTCACTGCTATTCATATTTCTCAGTTCATATGACACCTTCACAGGAagactgttttctttccttcctgtttttacaggggtggggtgggtcaAGGAAACGGggtctttctctgtagccctagctggccaggtactcactatatagctcaccATAGTTGCAGCCAACCTGTTTCAGCtacccaagttctgggatcatCAGTGTCACCATGGGAGGCTTCATAGGAAGTCTTCTCTGGCCTCCTAGACTAAATGAAAGTCTTGTGCTATATCTTGCTACTTCCTTTCCATAAAGGACTTGAtttattatgacatttatttGATTGGGTCCTCATTATTCTACTGTAAGTTCCTATAAACTCCATGAAAGCCAGGCTGTGACCATTGTTTCCCAAGCAGGGCCTGACACAATAGGTTTCAAAGGTAACtgttaagtaagtaaataagaaaataaataaatgacaggtACTGTGAAAGCACGCTCTCTTGCTTCATCAGCTATAAACAAGTATTATTGCAGCACGTAGGGTTATCAGGAAGTGATGAGGGTTGGAGGTGTATCTCATGGTGGAATACTTGACTTGTCTACCTGAGGATTTGCAGTTATCCCTAGtactgtgtgtgcacgtgtgtgtgcacgtgtgtgtgcacgtgtgtgtgtgcacgtgtgtgtgcacgtgtgtgtgtgcgtgtgtctgtgtgtgtgtctgtgtgtgtgtctgtgtatacaatacatacacagttaaataaaattatatataaaaaagtcTACACTTTTACAATAGTGAAACCTATGTTAATTATTCTTACAGCTTCCTTCTCTGTATGCTCACGGCTCACAATGAAGACTGTTGTACTGAACCCAGTGCCAAGCTAAGGCCTGGTGTTCCCAGCCACCCAAACACCTGCCTCCCAAACCACCAAAGCTCTTCCATGGGATCAGGGATAGGGCAAGAAAGTCGCCCTCTGTGCCTAGCTCAGCACTAGTCCTGTGGCAGATGTTCACTGAATCATGCTCACTGGAGCTATAGCAGGACACAGGACAAGGTTGGCCCAGAGGTAGGTGGGATGAATTCTGAAAGGCAAGGAGACGCCACATACAAGAAGATCCAGAAGAATGAACCCTAGAAAGCACAGGGTGGGGGACAGAGCGCCAGGACTGAGGGGGTGACCCCTGAGGAAAGCGGACACATACCAACAGGTTTAGCAACAGGCACGTTCCCCAGGTAGTAGACTTGGAACTTCTGCACCAGTTCGTTCTTTGGTGCTGGGAACTCCACTGTGAGGAGAAAAAGAGGGTCAACTGTTCTAGCTTGCAACACCAGTGCATGAACTATGCGCTTTCCAAATCCTCACCCACTTCTCCCCTGCCTCTCCATAAGCCTGACCACTTATGTACTGTAAAGCACCCCATCTCCGTGTGCTCATGCCTGCCCGGGAGCCTGTGCCTCTTCTTGGGTCACCTCACCTTAACCAACAAAGCTGAGTTGGGCCTTGTGAGGCTGCAGTACTCACCTTGGAAAGGGACATCCACGAGTTTAGAGTGGTCCAGGGAGAGTCCATTTACCAAGCAGCGGGCATTGCGCCGTTCAGACATGATCTGAAgaatgaatgggggtggggggagtgagaGCTACATTGGCCCCGAAGCCCCCAGTTTACTACCCACCAACTCAGCAACCCTACCCACACCCTTCTAGAGCAAAGGTGATAGCTAgttcagggggtgggggggtcgtGCCTTGGAGCAGATCTCATGCAGGCTGGTGGCGATGTTCTTGGCAGGTGCCTCACAGCGAAACACGTGGCACTTGAGCATCTGGGTCAGCTTATCTCGAGCTACGTAGGCAAAGTCCCTGTTGGGGGAGGGTCACCTCAGTGTCTCCGAGAACCATCAAATGCCATGCCTGGCCACCATTCTACCCACAACCTCCCTGTCCTTGACAGCCTACAGGGTTTGACCCTGGTGTTCTGTAGGTTCTGCCTTAAGGACtggggaggacagagaggcaagcaTGCTGAGGTGGAGGATAATGCCCAGCATAGcaggtggggaggggacagggcaCACAGTAAGGGAGCCTAGGTGCGTCGAAGCATCCAGTCCAGGCGTTGGAGGGGGCACAATCAAAGCAGATAGACGTTAGTACCTCTCTCTGGGTCCGGCAGCACAAGAGAGCCAAAGAACAGATTAGATAAAAGGACCAACTGCTAGAGGGATGAGCCTCCCCACCCCACAGACTCCTGGGCGGGCCCACCTTCCACTGTCCCGCCCCACGCCCCACACACGAATGCTGACGATGGGCTGGGCATGCAGCAGTGTCTGGTTCTGTGGCTCCACCAACTTTAGAGTCTCATCCTCCAGCTGGAGCAGTAGATCCTTTCCCTGCAAATCCAGGAGGCGGGACTCAGTGGTGTCCTAGTGGGAGAATGGCAGATCTCTGCCTTCTCCAGCTCAGGGGACATTGGCCGCCACCGGGGAGGAGCAGGGCTGACTTAGCTGTCAGACCACCCACCTGTGGGCCTTAGTCTAATAAAGGTTCTCCCATGTCTCTTATCCTCCCCATCACTGTTAAGCAACCACTCCTCAGGGTGCCAGGCTGGGGTTGCACATCCACCCCTCAGAGTTACCCCTTAAACCCATATCCACACCCATGTCTCCATCAGCCCTCTCTGAGACTAGTCAAATCCTCACAATTCCCTGCACATCCCCAGGGCACCACCACCTCACCAGGTCAGGCCCTcacctctccccagcccccagccatAGGATCATGTAGATTGTTTTTGTGGTAGGAGAGCTGGCGGATACAATTGTTGACTGCCACACTGCTACGTCCTGGGGCCAGCTCCTCCTCGGTCATCTCTACCCAGCCTAGGGAGCGCACAGCGAAACACTGCCAGACACAGAAAAGGGACAGAGTAGAGATCTGAGATGGAATTGGAGGTGCCTTGGGCACAGGACAGAGGAGCTCCTGACCTAGCACATAGAATGTGTGAGACATTCTGAACTTAGAGGGAAGGTCCCCAAATAAGACATGGTCGGTAGAGATGCCTGCTGATCTAAGCCTTGGGAGTCCCTAAGAGGCTCTTGGGTCAACTGAGTTAAATACAGAAGCTGTCAGAAGACAGTTCAGTTACACAGCCTTGCCTGAAACTGGGAAGAATTCCTTGTTTGGGGCTTTGCTGAGACCACAGACATCCTCAAAGCACAGCATAAGGTCTGTCCTCCACACAAGGGCTTACAGAATGGGTGTTGGTCTTGAACAAACCTTGATCCCTGGGTTGGAGTTCCGTTGGGgcagcttctcttcctcctggggCACTGGCTCTGGGCTGGAGGCAAATGGGAACACTTGACACAGCACCCCTATTTTTAGAGTTCTTCCAGTACCCTTTCCACAGAGACCCAGTCTAACCCTAGCCTGATGCATCTGACTCACCTGAGGTTCTGAGCCGGGAAGGGCAATGTCCCCTCCTCAGGGTCCTTCAGTCCCAACTCCATGGGGGCCTCTTCACTGGGTTCATCCTTTGAAAAGGGATTGAAGAATCAGGCCCAAACTGAAGCCCCTTCTCCAGTTCCCCCCAACAATGAAGCTGATTCCTTCATTTACCTTCCAAAACTCTCCTTCCTCAAAGCCTTCTTGGTGAGCAAAGCCGGTCCAGGTGagctggaggaggaaggggtGTAGGGTGGTAGTTTCACCCTTTTCTAGAAGCACAGACCCTTCCACCCCTGACATGAAACAAGCCATTGAGCCTCACCTGGGACTCTTCTTGGGGACTGCTCCCCTGTGATGGGGAGACCCGGCCTGGGGGTTCCCACTGGGTGGTCCCCGTTGGGATGTGCCAGTAGTAGGTCCCTGAGGTGTCCTGGACCCTCATCCATCCAGCCGGTAGATCGGAATCCGTCTCGAAAGCGTTGGGGTTCCAGAAAGAATCTGACAGGTAGGAGGCTTAGTCAGGGTCAGCCCATGCAACAAGCAGTCAGTAGATGGTCAGTTCCCTTCCCAAGACCCCGTGGCtgaggagaaggagctgggaaagGGACATTATAGTTCCTGCTTGCTTCTAGAGCCAACACTTGAGTCACCAGATTGGGAGCCACCAGTGGGGAGCATGGCTCAGGTCTCCTCCTGGGCCCTGCTGCTGCCTAATGTGGCCacatggagagaaagaagaaatcagagaggaaggaggaggagagaaggaggttgAATGATCCAGGTCACCtcctcacacatcacacatatccaTATGCCTAGCTATAAAAGGTGCACACACTGCCAGCTCCTGCACACCGCCACGTG from Arvicanthis niloticus isolate mArvNil1 chromosome 1, mArvNil1.pat.X, whole genome shotgun sequence carries:
- the Apbb1 gene encoding amyloid beta precursor protein binding family B member 1 isoform X3, with product MSSSSSPISIPQGSLVWWSWPLPRELQAEEDLAWQTLCPDSFWNPNAFETDSDLPAGWMRVQDTSGTYYWHIPTGTTQWEPPGRVSPSQGSSPQEESQLTWTGFAHQEGFEEGEFWKDEPSEEAPMELGLKDPEEGTLPFPAQNLSPEPVPQEEEKLPQRNSNPGIKCFAVRSLGWVEMTEEELAPGRSSVAVNNCIRQLSYHKNNLHDPMAGGWGEGKDLLLQLEDETLKLVEPQNQTLLHAQPIVSIRVWGVGRDSGRDFAYVARDKLTQMLKCHVFRCEAPAKNIATSLHEICSKIMSERRNARCLVNGLSLDHSKLVDVPFQVEFPAPKNELVQKFQVYYLGNVPVAKPVGVDVINGALESVLSSSSREQWTPSHVSVAPATLTILHQQTEAVLGECRVRFLSFLAVGRDVHTFAFIMAAGPASFCCHMFWCEPNAASLSEAVQAACMLRYQKCLDARSQTSTSCLPAPPAESVARRVGWTVRRGVQSLWGSLKPKRLGSQTP
- the Apbb1 gene encoding amyloid beta precursor protein binding family B member 1 isoform X4, whose product is MFSQDFFLAIILQDNSPDSFWNPNAFETDSDLPAGWMRVQDTSGTYYWHIPTGTTQWEPPGRVSPSQGSSPQEESQLTWTGFAHQEGFEEGEFWKDEPSEEAPMELGLKDPEEGTLPFPAQNLSPEPVPQEEEKLPQRNSNPGIKCFAVRSLGWVEMTEEELAPGRSSVAVNNCIRQLSYHKNNLHDPMAGGWGEGKDLLLQLEDETLKLVEPQNQTLLHAQPIVSIRVWGVGRDSGRDFAYVARDKLTQMLKCHVFRCEAPAKNIATSLHEICSKIMSERRNARCLVNGLSLDHSKLVDVPFQVEFPAPKNELVQKFQVYYLGNVPVAKPVGVDVINGALESVLSSSSREQWTPSHVSVAPATLTILHQQTEAVLGECRVRFLSFLAVGRDVHTFAFIMAAGPASFCCHMFWCEPNAASLSEAVQAACMLRYQKCLDARSQTSTSCLPAPPAESVARRVGWTVRRGVQSLWGSLKPKRLGSQTP
- the Apbb1 gene encoding amyloid beta precursor protein binding family B member 1 isoform X2; this encodes MLGVETPWHSQTYSQPLLVPSSLDLETACPSVLPLGPVRIPRFLGNGKHVSSLGTPSHPGAAVAEETLQPSWALADSFWNPNAFETDSDLPAGWMRVQDTSGTYYWHIPTGTTQWEPPGRVSPSQGSSPQEESQLTWTGFAHQEGFEEGEFWKDEPSEEAPMELGLKDPEEGTLPFPAQNLSPEPVPQEEEKLPQRNSNPGIKCFAVRSLGWVEMTEEELAPGRSSVAVNNCIRQLSYHKNNLHDPMAGGWGEGKDLLLQLEDETLKLVEPQNQTLLHAQPIVSIRVWGVGRDSGRDFAYVARDKLTQMLKCHVFRCEAPAKNIATSLHEICSKIMSERRNARCLVNGLSLDHSKLVDVPFQVEFPAPKNELVQKFQVYYLGNVPVAKPVGVDVINGALESVLSSSSREQWTPSHVSVAPATLTILHQQTEAVLGECRVRFLSFLAVGRDVHTFAFIMAAGPASFCCHMFWCEPNAASLSEAVQAACMLRYQKCLDARSQTSTSCLPAPPAESVARRVGWTVRRGVQSLWGSLKPKRLGSQTP